The genomic stretch TGTTGGTTGTTGATCTTCGCTAGTGCTTATACTTTAATCCACTTAGTGAAGCACTCTCATGCCACGATCAAGAACTTGATTTGTCATTATGCCAAGTGGAAGGGACCTAGAATATCCACCCCCACTTTGAGAAAGGTCAGGGTGACGTCAATACGTGTAGCTCAGAAGGGGGAGCATTATGAATGTGTCCATGTCGTTGGCATTGGTCACATCTTTTTACATACTCGTTGGGATTTTGGACCATGGTCGGCTAATAGTATCCAACTTTGAGAACTTTCTTGGCCATCGCTCGAGCACCCAAGTGTTTCTTTATTATTTCTTCATACACCTCGGTAAGGATCTAAacaacttcttctttttccaaaAACTTTAGCATATGGGTTAAAAATCCTCTTAGGTACAATGTCCCTTCTTTCAAGTAGTAAGAATTAGCTATTCTCTTCATGAGGCGGAAATCAATTGAGTCGGTAGGTAGTATTCCATACTCGATGTATATTGCAATAGGCGTTATCTATGATGGTTGATAATCGTTTCTTATTGCCATCATCCCGACTCCTAGGCTTTCTATACTAAGGTTTCTCATGGTTCTTTATTTTGAGATTCTCCCTTTATTTATGAAACCACAAATCGTGAATCTTGCGGATCTATGTGCTTGTATGTATAAAGTTGAAAATCCTTTAGAAGATCCTTCTGAAGTTTTTATGCTGACAACGGTGGTTAAAGTCAGTGGCAATAGTTTTCAACCTTGATAATGGTGACATAACCAAAGAAAACATTTTCTGCCTCATCAACAAAACAAGACTCAAGATTCAAAGTGTTTATATGATCATAATCAGTCTAGAAAAGAATCTTGAAGCCTTAGATCAAGTGTAAAAGCTCTCAAGGTCGTGTTTATTTGTTTGTCTGAGTGATTCAAATTTTATAAAAGTAAGGAAGTAGCTTATAAGTACTAAGGCAcctcatacacacacacacacacacacacacacacacctagAAATATATTTTCAAGTATTTTCATCTTGAGAATCATTTTATAAGCCAAGCCAAGTGTTTAAAAAGTTGTTTGAACCTTTTTCAAACTATTTAACCAATCGATTGATAAAACTTTTCTGAGCCAACCAATCAATTGGAGCATTAAGTCAATCAATTAGAAAAGAGATAATCAATTAACTAAGCAATAAGGGTATCACATTAATGACTTGGAACGACTCTATATCCAATATTTCCTATTTGGGCATGCTAATCGATTAAGAATGAGTTGGCCAATCGATTGGAGCTTTGTGCCAATTGATTGACTCATTAATTCGAGCAATGGCTTATTtccttttttatttatttttccaactcctatataaaggaggctCGCCTTCACTTCATAACACACCACTTTCCAACAATTTACATTTTATTTGGAATTTTTCTCTCCCTCTCTCATTAGAAAATATTTATTTCACTTAAAATTATCTTAGTGCCACTACTATGGAAAACACCTATCACAACGGTTAGAAAATGAATATCACCATGCCGGACCAACCTGTTAGGTTGTTTGTATTGTGATTGGAAGAATTTTGTTAAAACAAGTGAAATAGCAAGATGTTGGAAAATATGTATTGACATACTTGTACGACATCGTGGAGTGTTGTGGTTTTACATTCTTGAAAGATTTGTTTTTTAGCGTGAGATTAATGAAGATTCTCTGATGATTTGATTCATGCTTTATGTGGTTCAAAGTGATTATTTTAGAAGCTCAAAGATCGGTCCCAACTGTGACTTATTTCCTTAGAAaggatgtcaaaacatttaaggaaacattatatttgatttgatttggttctgcagaagattgtgcagaagtCTGATTTGATTTGATTGGATATGCTGATTATTTAGCTCGAAGTCCATGCTATTCTTAGGCTATTTAAAAGGACGACTCTAAACCTAAAAAGACAACGAAGTTGCGTGTGTGATAGTCTATATTAGGGTTTAGTTTGTTCTTTGTTGTTTGTGAGCCACTCTCGTATCAACTTGATGCTTGAGTTGGACTGTTAGTTGAGTTTTAATTGTGAATCACTCGTGAGCTTTTAAGCAATAACGGATTTTGTTTCATTAGAAGTGTATCTTCTGTTTATTATTGGAAGTTGTTATCATTGTTATGTTACTTTCCATAGTGGCAGAGTTCGACCTAGAAATggaacaaatggatgtgaaaactgctttcttgtatggagatctagatgaaacaatcctgATGAGGTAACCTGATGGATATGCAGAAAAGGGTGAGGAAGATTATGTGTGCAAGCTGAATAGATATTTATATGAAGTGAAACAATCTCCTCGAAAGTGGAATATGAGATTCGACAAGTTCATGGCACACATATGTTTCATTAGAAGTCATTTCGACCACTGTGTTTACTTCATATTTTGACCtggaaattcatttgttattttTGCTGCTTTATTTGGATGATATTCTCATAGAAAGCAACAATGTCGAGGATGTAATAAAGGTGAAGGTTGAACTCAATAAGGAGTTCGATATGAAGGATCTGGGAGCAACATCcaggattcttgggattgacatccgAAGAGACAGAAAGCAGTCAaaattatgcttatctcaagagacatacctaCGGAAGTTTCTCGATAATTTTGGTATGTCGAATTCAAAGCCTGTTGTGACTCTGACAAACCCTCAATTCAAGATGAGTATAAATCAATGTCCCGGTACTGAGGTCGAAAGAGCTTATATAAATAGTATCTCATATGCTAACATAGTAGGTTCTTTGATATATGTTATGGTCTGTACTAGACCTGACATTTCATATGTAATAATTCTTGTAAGCAAGTACATGGAGAATCACAGAAAGGCTCATTGGCAAGCATTGAAGTGGATTCTAAGGTGCATAAATGGGTCTCTGAACAGAGTCCTAATTTATGGTGGAGTATGTGGTAAAAATAGTAAAGCAGAAGTCGAAAGGTATGTCGACTCTGATTATGTAGGTTGTATGGATTCCAAAAAATCTATTTAtggatatgtgttcactatgtttggcacaTCAATTAGTTGAAAGCaacacttcagaaggttgttgccttatcaaccactgaagcaGAACATATCTCCCCCACTGAAGTTGTGAAAGAAGTattgtggcttgaaggttttgctaaggaACTAAAACTTCAAGGTCGAGTTCTCACTGTTAAATGTGATAATCAAAGTCCTATACACTTGTCGAAGAATTCAGTCTATCATGAGCGAACCAAGCACATCGATGTGAGGCTGCATTTCGTCAGAGGGGTAATCGAGCATGGAGAAGTACAAATGCTGAAGGTTTCGATAAATCATAATGTTGCTGATATGATCATCAAGACATTACCAAGTTGCAAGTTTTTCCACTGTATGCAATTGATAAAGTTGTATGAGGAAAGCTAGTTTGTTCCCTTAATGTTATAGAGTTTGTTTcaaggtggagatttgtgagatattggatcgaactctagtatggtcgaagcGTAGCTTCTTGGTTCGAGAATTCGATAGGATCATTGGCATGTCGTCGAAGTTTGTTCACATGCTGTAGTCGAATTATGCTAGGATTGTTGGCATGTCAAATTGTCCTGTGTGTTATGCCTGATTGTTTtagttagcttgtgtaatggtCTGTGTGTAAAAATCCATTAGTTTAatgtgttagttttcttataaatagcataccAATCTCTCATCATTGTAATATAATGCAAATTTTAATTAGGGTGAGATAACTTATTTGCTATTCTATAGCACTTGTAATCTTGTTCCACAATAGAAAGTAAAGAATAgcagtttataaccaatttcacTGTGTTTTTACTGTTTTCTTCTTTTCTATCATTGTAGATTTCTTATcgatcaagaaaccaattatactttaCAATTCTGACATCGTTTTCACAACAAAGAACATCTTGAGCTTCAAAAAACACATGCATTTGAATCGACCATTGATTCCAGTTCTTTCCGTCAAATACTGGAAGCTTTGTGTTCAAGCTACCATTTATATCATTCATCTTCGTCTTATGCAAAACACTCAGTTCTCACCAGCACTCGTGTTTTCCAAAATCTGAGAATCAATATATGTGATTCTCTTTGATCTCGAACTTCAATTCAACATGAATTTCAGAATTGAAATCAATCACACACCTCAACACACTCGTGTTTTTCAATGAATCAAACTGGAactctagataccaattgttggaGTTCAACAATGAACCTCCATAAACAATGCACAAGAAGATGAAGAATAAtttaagagaaagagagagagagttgTATAACTAACTTTCTATAATCTCAAAATTATAAAACTGAAATTTGTTACAAATTCACATTAAACTTAAATGTAAATAAAATTCAAAATTAAACTAACTTGAATTTTGAATTAGTATCCTATCCAATGACAACTATgtaaaatttttattttttatattttttcattttaaaataatttaaaaatcCCCATCAACATTGAATTTGTAAGGCAAACATGTGATCATGTCTTTTTATTCGAACAAATCTTACCATATACTAGCAGCACTGCTGTTGAAAAATAGATTAGTTATTATTTCGATAAGCATAGTTAATTTAATACtttattaaaaataacatttttcaTATATATAGAGAGTTATATGATTATAATAAACATAACAATACATAATTAAAGATGATTTTTAGAATATAATTTTAACAAAAACGCTTATAACTTTAATACAAGCATATAAATGAGCATCAATTTGTCAATTTTTTTTCTATCACACCAACATGAACCATTGATTAAGGCAACAAAAGTAAAGAGAAGAAAATTGATATTGAAGTTATTTTTTATGTAGATATTGATTAATGTTTATGATGTTCAAGAAATTATAGGCAAAATTTTAGAATAATCTAATATCTAATAATAAGTTTTAAAAAAAGCTTAATTTTTACAATAATcaatttattaataaaaaaatcaaaactaCTAATTATTTAATGATTATGTTGTTTGTCCGCTAATGTAATAATGTAATATATTTCAATTGACAGATAATTGTTGACTAATGATAATTTAACAAAAGAACTTAATTATAAAAATAAGATTTAAAACCAAATTATACTATTTCCATTTTTTCTTATACTTTTAATAAATTACATCTTATTTTAATTAGATATAATCAAAACATTTTCAAAGGTGATACAAAAACATGTGAAAAGATAATACAATAGCAATAGTGTCCTTCTTGGCTTTCTTCTACCATCCCAAAGCTCGTTGGATCTTCCCCGTAGCTTTCTTTAAGATTCCTTTCACACCATTGGATCTTTTGCCTTTTACTTGTCTTTCCACCTTCAACTCTTCAACGAAACCCTCCAAGGAAGCGCCACATTCTAGAAACTTCTTGTACATATTCCGGTAAACAATCTGTAACGACGCCTGAAAAGACTCTGTAACTTCAACAACCGCCATGCTATTGTTGCTGCTGTTATAACCGTAATGTTCACACGCGGCGAGAAGAACATGCCCTCGATCGCGAAAGTGTTGTTCAACGAACTCCTCGAGGTTTTTAGGTGGTTTCCGAATGAGGCAAACCGAGGAGTAGCACGTGAGAACGAAAACGGATGCGTTGTAAGCACGTGCCTTGGATTCCAAAAGAGAGTAATCAGAAAGACGGTAAGCAGGATCGTTAAAGAGTGGCTTCTCGTTAAGAACGATTGCTTGAATAGAAAGTAAAACCTTAAGTAAAGTCCTAGCTGGGCTCCAGCTCTTGAATGTATTAACCTTCCATGTTTTGGGGATGCCTAAGCAAACGGTGCCGGCGGGGTAGAGATTCGGGTTGAGTCGGTACCCGAATGAGATGTAATGGATCTTTGGTGGTCTGAATGGGTAAATTTTGGGGAGCGCGATGTCGAAGAAGAAGAGACCGTCCTGGTAGGGTGTACCGGGGGAGCCGACAATGACGGCGCGGAGTATATCGACGTGGTGTTCGTAGACTCTAACGTGGATGGAATCTGGGAGGTCTTTTGCAAGGACTTTCCACTCATTCATGATTCTTCTGTACGCAAAGCTATTTGAATCTGTGAAGCAGTTTTTGTGGATGTTGTAGTGGCGGAATCGGTGATCGGAGTCGTCTGAAACCAAGTCGAATGTGCGCTTGTTTTCCATCATTTTCCTCTCTGATTTGGTGATGAATTATTAGCGGTATAATTGTAGTGTGTTAATATTTGTAGCGGGTTTTGTTTATATAGGGAGAGACTCGTAAAAACACAGAACTAAACTCAACTACAGACAAATAGTGCCTACAAATGAACACCCATTTTACATATACCTGACGTCTTATTAACTACTTTACTCCcttcattcattttttttttatatttttactttttacaCATAGGGAAGAAATTACTCCATAAACAATATTTGTTCTTTTAAGTATGATAATCATTTTAGACGTCAATTGTTAGTTAAGTTGACTATATTAGTTGGTAGGAAATTAGAGTCTAATGAAGTGATAGTATAAGAATGGTAATTAAGCATGACAATGGTCTAGATTGGGACAGTCTACCTTCCCAAacttaaatttaaatttttaagCAATTTTTCTTTTTTGGTCTAGATTCAGATTGAATATCTGTGTTCTGTCACCATTCATTATTcatttaataaaattaattttaaaattttaaaattatattatattataaataataaaataaaattatctgaaaaaaatttcatatatatacattttaaatattttaaataataaataaatattaaaatat from Lathyrus oleraceus cultivar Zhongwan6 chromosome 7, CAAS_Psat_ZW6_1.0, whole genome shotgun sequence encodes the following:
- the LOC127106416 gene encoding putative ubiquitin-conjugating enzyme E2 38, giving the protein MMENKRTFDLVSDDSDHRFRHYNIHKNCFTDSNSFAYRRIMNEWKVLAKDLPDSIHVRVYEHHVDILRAVIVGSPGTPYQDGLFFFDIALPKIYPFRPPKIHYISFGYRLNPNLYPAGTVCLGIPKTWKVNTFKSWSPARTLLKVLLSIQAIVLNEKPLFNDPAYRLSDYSLLESKARAYNASVFVLTCYSSVCLIRKPPKNLEEFVEQHFRDRGHVLLAACEHYGYNSSNNSMAVVEVTESFQASLQIVYRNMYKKFLECGASLEGFVEELKVERQVKGKRSNGVKGILKKATGKIQRALGW